The proteins below are encoded in one region of Brassica napus cultivar Da-Ae chromosome A6, Da-Ae, whole genome shotgun sequence:
- the LOC125575808 gene encoding uncharacterized protein LOC125575808, whose product MGGADWGPVAVAVVLFVVLSPGLLFQLPARRRVLECGNMTTSGISILVHAILFFAIITILVIAIQIHIHI is encoded by the coding sequence ATGGGAGGAGCTGACTGGGGTCCAGTGGCGGTAGCGGTGGTGCTGTTTGTAGTGTTATCTCCGGGACTTCTCTTTCAGCTGCCGGCGAGGAGACGGGTGTTGGAGTGCGGCAACATGACCACGAGTGGCATATCCATACTGGTTCATGCCATCCTCTTTTTCGCTATTATCACCATTTTGGTCATCGCCATTCAAATTCACATCCACATCTAG